The Chitinophaga flava genome has a segment encoding these proteins:
- a CDS encoding VOC family protein, translated as MAKKITSQRITPCLWFDKEVEEAVKFYTGIFPNSSIGRISYYTKEGFEIHHMPEGTVLTVEFTLDGQEFMALNGGPLFRFNEAVSFVVNCENQEEIDYYWEKLRVGGDPKSEQCGWLKDQFGLSWQVVPVQLGDMMTDKDINRVNRVMAAIFKMKKMDLRALEEAYASVPA; from the coding sequence ATGGCAAAGAAAATCACTTCCCAAAGAATTACACCATGTCTGTGGTTTGACAAAGAGGTGGAAGAAGCCGTGAAATTTTATACCGGTATCTTCCCCAACTCATCCATAGGCCGTATTTCCTATTACACCAAAGAAGGGTTTGAGATCCATCACATGCCGGAAGGTACTGTTCTCACTGTAGAGTTCACCCTTGACGGGCAGGAGTTCATGGCTCTCAATGGCGGGCCTTTATTTCGATTCAACGAAGCGGTTTCTTTTGTGGTTAACTGTGAAAACCAGGAAGAGATCGATTATTACTGGGAGAAATTGCGGGTAGGCGGCGACCCTAAGTCAGAGCAATGTGGATGGCTAAAAGATCAATTCGGCCTCTCCTGGCAGGTGGTACCCGTACAACTGGGAGATATGATGACAGACAAGGATATCAACCGGGTGAACCGGGTGATGGCTGCTATTTTCAAAATGAAAAAAATGGACCTCCGTGCACTGGAAGAAGCTTACGCCTCTGTCCCTGCCTGA
- a CDS encoding ATP-binding cassette domain-containing protein yields the protein MAVIRDEIKIRGARENNLKNICVNIPKQQITVLTGVSGSGKSSLVFDTIAAEAQRQLNEMFSSFVRHRLPHYGQPEVDMIENLSPAIIIDQKQIRGNARSTVGTVTDIYSLLRLLFSRIGKPFTGYSNIFSFNHPEGMCPRCEGLGTIDTINIDRLFDKNKSLNEGAILFPLFGVGTALWKRFVLSGYFDNNKKLKDYTPQEWDLLLYQEEIRPTHPAPGWWPSAKYEGVIPRFTKRFLGKDEEETKRVDQQALRRVVTKGVCPECQGARLNQQVLACKIKGKNIAAYAAMEVSDLVEEVRTINTSQAHTVTAAIIERLEHLAGIGLGYLSLDRETATLSGGESQRVKMVKHLGSSLSDMAYIFDEPSTGLHPRDVHQLNALMQSLRDKGNTVLVVEHDPDVIKVADHIIDMGPGAGKEGGAIVYQGSFQGLLSANTLTGQYLRKKPQLKKALRPFTDVLPIRHAKLHNLKDVSTDIPLGVMTVVTGVAGSGKSSLINGVLAQQFPDIISINQHALPGSIRSNPATYTGIADMVRDLFARANQVSAGLFSFNSAGACPACKGLGVTYTDLAFMDTVATTCEVCQGRRFTPEVLGYTLRGRSIDEVLQMNVAEAQTFFTEAAVLKVLNQLSAVGLNYLSLGQPLNSLSGGERQRIKLATELEKSGNIYVMDEPTTGLHLSDVHHLIGLLNRLVDSGSTVIVIEHNLDVVCQADWIIDMGPGAGKEGGSILFEGTPAGILEGDRSLTGVFLKKYIHDRYQAGTEA from the coding sequence CGCAGCAGAAGCACAGCGGCAGCTGAATGAAATGTTCAGCAGTTTTGTCCGTCACCGTCTGCCACATTATGGCCAGCCGGAGGTAGACATGATCGAAAACCTTAGTCCGGCAATCATCATAGACCAGAAACAGATCCGAGGTAATGCCAGGTCTACGGTCGGTACTGTGACAGATATCTATTCCCTGCTTCGTTTACTATTTTCCCGCATAGGAAAACCATTTACCGGGTATTCCAATATCTTCTCCTTTAATCACCCCGAAGGAATGTGTCCCCGCTGCGAGGGCCTGGGAACGATAGATACCATCAACATCGACCGCCTGTTTGATAAAAACAAATCGCTCAACGAAGGCGCGATCCTGTTCCCATTGTTTGGCGTAGGCACTGCGCTGTGGAAGCGGTTTGTTTTATCCGGGTATTTCGACAATAATAAAAAACTAAAAGATTATACACCGCAGGAATGGGACCTGCTACTGTATCAGGAAGAGATCAGGCCCACCCATCCGGCGCCGGGGTGGTGGCCTTCGGCCAAATACGAAGGGGTAATCCCCCGGTTCACCAAACGTTTTCTGGGCAAGGACGAAGAAGAAACCAAAAGGGTAGATCAGCAGGCCCTGCGGCGGGTAGTGACCAAAGGTGTTTGTCCTGAATGTCAGGGAGCGAGGCTCAATCAGCAGGTGCTGGCCTGTAAAATCAAGGGGAAAAATATTGCTGCATATGCAGCTATGGAGGTAAGTGATCTGGTGGAAGAAGTCCGGACTATCAATACATCACAGGCTCATACCGTTACGGCCGCCATTATAGAACGACTGGAACACCTGGCCGGTATCGGGCTGGGATACCTTAGCCTGGACCGGGAAACGGCTACGCTCTCCGGTGGAGAATCACAACGGGTAAAGATGGTGAAACATCTCGGCAGCAGTCTGAGTGATATGGCTTATATTTTTGATGAACCCAGTACCGGCCTGCATCCCCGTGATGTACACCAGCTGAATGCACTCATGCAAAGTCTGCGTGACAAAGGCAACACCGTACTGGTAGTAGAACACGACCCCGATGTGATCAAAGTGGCCGATCATATCATAGACATGGGGCCCGGCGCCGGAAAAGAAGGCGGCGCCATCGTATACCAGGGAAGTTTTCAGGGCCTGTTGTCCGCTAATACCCTTACCGGACAATATCTGCGGAAGAAACCGCAACTCAAAAAAGCACTGAGGCCTTTTACGGATGTGCTGCCCATCAGACATGCAAAACTGCATAACCTCAAAGATGTCAGTACGGATATTCCGCTTGGCGTGATGACGGTCGTTACCGGTGTGGCCGGCTCCGGCAAAAGTAGCCTGATCAATGGAGTGCTGGCACAGCAGTTTCCCGATATCATCAGTATCAATCAGCATGCCCTGCCCGGGTCGATACGTTCTAACCCTGCCACCTATACGGGAATAGCAGATATGGTAAGGGATCTGTTTGCCCGTGCGAATCAGGTGAGCGCCGGCCTGTTCAGTTTTAATTCCGCTGGCGCCTGTCCGGCTTGCAAAGGATTGGGCGTTACCTACACTGATCTGGCTTTTATGGATACGGTGGCCACCACCTGCGAAGTATGTCAGGGGCGCCGTTTTACACCCGAAGTGCTGGGGTACACGCTGCGTGGCCGGAGCATCGATGAAGTGTTACAGATGAACGTGGCAGAAGCGCAGACATTTTTTACTGAAGCAGCAGTGCTGAAAGTATTGAACCAGCTTAGCGCAGTAGGACTGAATTATCTTTCACTGGGACAGCCATTAAATTCCCTTTCCGGCGGAGAGCGGCAACGTATTAAACTGGCTACAGAACTGGAAAAGAGCGGTAATATCTACGTGATGGATGAACCTACCACTGGTCTTCACTTGTCGGATGTGCACCATTTGATTGGTTTGCTGAACCGGCTGGTAGACAGCGGTAGTACTGTGATCGTTATAGAACATAACCTGGATGTAGTCTGTCAGGCCGACTGGATCATTGATATGGGGCCGGGAGCCGGGAAGGAAGGAGGGAGCATCCTGTTTGAAGGGACACCTGCAGGGATACTTGAGGGGGATAGGTCCCTGACAGGTGTCTTTCTGAAAAAGTATATCCATGACCGTTATCAGGCAGGGACAGAGGCGTAA